DNA sequence from the Acaryochloris sp. CCMEE 5410 genome:
GGGAATGGGAGCTAATCGTTAATTCTGACAATAGTTTAAGCTATCCACAGATATGGCCGGATATGGAGCCTGGTAACCTCTATAAGTTCACTATTTTCGCCTATAAAGATAAAAAAATTATCAGTTCAGACACAAGCAAAATAATTCTTTTGCCCAAGAAGAAGATGGAATTAGTCAACGAGGCAGTTGCTCTCGCCCGCCAACTCCCACTATCTTCAATCGAAGAAGCAATAGAGCTTGATGCGATTTATATGTCTCAAAAGTTGTTGCACAACTCCATTGGTGTGCTGGAAAGCCTTCGAGAGAGCGGGCAGAGCAACCCTCAACTTGATCGGTTACTAGTGGATCGCTATATCCAGTCAGGACAACCCGAATTGGCTGATCCAATTCTTAAGGAGCTTCAACTGCCAACCAAAATAAAATTACTCCAGAAATAAGGGTGAGAGTATTGAGAGTTCATGAGCTGGATTTGGGCTTGTTGCAAGGCTTTTGGTTTTGATAAGCCATCTCTCAGTCCTTGGTAAAACAGGGTGATTAAGTCAGCAGTTGCAGATGAGTCAGCTAACCACAAGGACGCCAGGGTATTGCGTGAGCCAGCCTGAATTGTCAAGCCTGCGATGCCTAACGCTGACCTTCTATCTCCCTTGGCTGTTTGACAGGCACTGAGGATTAACAGCTCAAGAGAGGCTTGCCCTAATTCACTTTTTTGGCTGATCAGACTATGAAACTCATTCGCATTGATCGGCCCGTCAAAGGCTAAAATCATTGTCCTTTCAGGGTCAGAACTAAATTGTCCGTGGCTAGCGACATGGATGATTGGAATATCATTTTGTAGTTTGGACTGGAATCGATCAGTCGTAAATTCGCTATTGAGTAAATAGGTGATTTGATTGGAGAATTTTGTAACACCATTCAGCTCGTCTTTAACTTCTGGTAACGCTTCTAAGCCACCAGGAACATATGGACTACTGAAGCTGGGAGAAGTTTCTGACAGCCCAGCAAACAGGACATTCAGCTTCTCAAGATTCTGAGGTTGGACAGGTTGTAGTTGGGCATTGAGGGCATTAGTCACGCTATAGTTTTCGATCAAATATTGTTGACCATCGTGCAGCATATTGATGGGCAGATTTTGAAAGGTGCTGTCCAAAACGAATAGCAAGTCGCCAGAATCAGGTATGTGCTCCTTAAATGGAGCAAAGAGCTGGCGGTAGAGGGCTTGTGTATTCTGCTGGATAGTCTCTGTTGATATTTGTCCTAACACCTCGGTATCTAGGTTTTCTAGCAAATTAAAGAGTTTTTGTTGAACTAGCGAGGAATTCGGCTTGTGTCTAAATATCCCATTCTGGGTTTGGGCAATAACTTCGACGTGCCCATTGAGTTCAAAAATGTGGATTGTGGCATCATAGCGAGAATTCTGTTGATTGTTTGTCTGAATGGCAGTTAGCTTGCTGCATTTGAGATAATTTTCCAGCTCTGCCACTTGCAGTTGTTGTTTCGTCTCCAGGATTAGCTCAAGATCTGGAGTGTCAGAGGATAGGAGAA
Encoded proteins:
- a CDS encoding CHAT domain-containing protein; amino-acid sequence: MPRLDDANKVFAKALELAQVIQDDHLAYQWSWQIAQIHQQRGEETNAITAYDTTIKHLDQVRTKLISANSDLRFNYKESVEPVYKNYMGLLLSSDTPDLELILETKQQLQVAELENYLKCSKLTAIQTNNQQNSRYDATIHIFELNGHVEVIAQTQNGIFRHKPNSSLVQQKLFNLLENLDTEVLGQISTETIQQNTQALYRQLFAPFKEHIPDSGDLLFVLDSTFQNLPINMLHDGQQYLIENYSVTNALNAQLQPVQPQNLEKLNVLFAGLSETSPSFSSPYVPGGLEALPEVKDELNGVTKFSNQITYLLNSEFTTDRFQSKLQNDIPIIHVASHGQFSSDPERTMILAFDGPINANEFHSLISQKSELGQASLELLILSACQTAKGDRRSALGIAGLTIQAGSRNTLASLWLADSSATADLITLFYQGLRDGLSKPKALQQAQIQLMNSQYSHPYFWSNFILVGS